Proteins from one Ictidomys tridecemlineatus isolate mIctTri1 chromosome 14, mIctTri1.hap1, whole genome shotgun sequence genomic window:
- the Egr3 gene encoding early growth response protein 3 isoform X2 — translation MTGKLAEKLPVTMSSLLNQLPDNLYPEEIPSALNLFSGSSDSVAHYNQMATENVMDIGLTNEKPNPELSYSGSFQPAPGNKTVTYLGKFAFDSPSNWCQDNIISLMSAGILGVPPASGALSTQTSTASMVQPPQGDVEAMYPALPPYSNCGDLYSEPVSFHDPQGNPGLAYSPQDYQSTKPALDSNLFPMIPDYNLYHHPNDMGSIPEHKPFQGMDPIRVNPPPITPLETIKAFKDKQIHPSFGSLPQPPLTLKPIRPRKYPNRPSKTPLHERPHACPAEGCDRRFSRSDELTRHLRIHTGHKPFQCRICMRSFSRSDHLTTHIRTHTGEKPFACEFCGRKFARSDERKRHAKIHLKQKEKKAEKGGAPSASSAPTVSLAPVVTTCA, via the exons ATGACCGGCAAACTCGCCGAGAAGCTGCCGGTGACCATGAGCAGTTTGCTAAACCAACTGCCTGACAATTTGTACCCCGAGGAGATCCCCAGCGCGCTCAACCTCTTCTCTGGCAGCAGCGACTCGGTGGCCCATTACAATCAGATGGCTACAG agaatgtgatggacatcggTCTGACCAACGAGAAGCCCAACCCGGAACTCTCTTACTCGGGCTCCTTCCAGCCAGCCCCCGGCAACAAGACCGTGACCTACTTGGGAAAGTTCGCTTTCGACTCCCCTTCCAATTGGTGCCAGGACAACATTATTAGCCTCATGAGTGCCGGCATCTTGGGGGTGCCCCCGGCCTCAGGGGCGCTCAGCACGCAGACATCCACCGCTAGCATGGTGCAGCCGCCGCAGGGAGACGTGGAGGCCATGTATCCGGCGTTACCCCCTTATTCCAACTGCGGAGATCTCTACTCGGAGCCCGTATCTTTCCACGATCCCCAGGGCAACCCCGGGCTCGCCTATTCCCCCCAGGATTACCAATCGACCAAGCCAGCCTTGGACAGCAATCTCTTCCCCATGATTCCTGACTACAACCTGTACCACCACCCCAACGACATGGGCTCCATTCCGGAGCACAAGCCCTTCCAGGGCATGGACCCCATCCGGGTCAATCCGCCCCCTATCACCCCTCTGGAGACCATCAAGGCGTTCAAAGACAAGCAGATCCACCCGAGCTTCGGTAGCCTGCCCCAGCCGCCGCTCACGCTCAAGCCCATCCGGCCCCGCAAGTACCCCAACCGGCCTAGCAAGACCCCGCTCCATGAGCGGCCCCATGCGTGCCCGGCGGAGGGCTGCGACCGCCGCTTCAGCCGCTCGGACGAGCTGACCCGGCATCTGCGTATCCACACGGGCCACAAGCCCTTCCAGTGCCGGATCTGCATGCGGAGCTTCAGCCGAAGCGACCACCTCACCACTCATATCCGCACGCATACGGGCGAGAAGCCCTTTGCCTGCGAGTTCTGCGGGCGCAAGTTTGCGCGCAGCGACGAGCGCAAGCGCCACGCCAAGATCCACCTCAAGCAAAAGGAGAAGAAGGCGGAGAAGGGGGGTGCGCCCTCCGCGTCCTCGGCGCCCACCGTGTCTCTGGCCCCCGTGGTCACCACCTGCGCCTGA
- the Egr3 gene encoding early growth response protein 3 isoform X3 has product MEPCAAWSPRGGRENVMDIGLTNEKPNPELSYSGSFQPAPGNKTVTYLGKFAFDSPSNWCQDNIISLMSAGILGVPPASGALSTQTSTASMVQPPQGDVEAMYPALPPYSNCGDLYSEPVSFHDPQGNPGLAYSPQDYQSTKPALDSNLFPMIPDYNLYHHPNDMGSIPEHKPFQGMDPIRVNPPPITPLETIKAFKDKQIHPSFGSLPQPPLTLKPIRPRKYPNRPSKTPLHERPHACPAEGCDRRFSRSDELTRHLRIHTGHKPFQCRICMRSFSRSDHLTTHIRTHTGEKPFACEFCGRKFARSDERKRHAKIHLKQKEKKAEKGGAPSASSAPTVSLAPVVTTCA; this is encoded by the exons ATGGAGCCATGTGCGGCGTGGAGTCCCCGCGGTGGGAGAG agaatgtgatggacatcggTCTGACCAACGAGAAGCCCAACCCGGAACTCTCTTACTCGGGCTCCTTCCAGCCAGCCCCCGGCAACAAGACCGTGACCTACTTGGGAAAGTTCGCTTTCGACTCCCCTTCCAATTGGTGCCAGGACAACATTATTAGCCTCATGAGTGCCGGCATCTTGGGGGTGCCCCCGGCCTCAGGGGCGCTCAGCACGCAGACATCCACCGCTAGCATGGTGCAGCCGCCGCAGGGAGACGTGGAGGCCATGTATCCGGCGTTACCCCCTTATTCCAACTGCGGAGATCTCTACTCGGAGCCCGTATCTTTCCACGATCCCCAGGGCAACCCCGGGCTCGCCTATTCCCCCCAGGATTACCAATCGACCAAGCCAGCCTTGGACAGCAATCTCTTCCCCATGATTCCTGACTACAACCTGTACCACCACCCCAACGACATGGGCTCCATTCCGGAGCACAAGCCCTTCCAGGGCATGGACCCCATCCGGGTCAATCCGCCCCCTATCACCCCTCTGGAGACCATCAAGGCGTTCAAAGACAAGCAGATCCACCCGAGCTTCGGTAGCCTGCCCCAGCCGCCGCTCACGCTCAAGCCCATCCGGCCCCGCAAGTACCCCAACCGGCCTAGCAAGACCCCGCTCCATGAGCGGCCCCATGCGTGCCCGGCGGAGGGCTGCGACCGCCGCTTCAGCCGCTCGGACGAGCTGACCCGGCATCTGCGTATCCACACGGGCCACAAGCCCTTCCAGTGCCGGATCTGCATGCGGAGCTTCAGCCGAAGCGACCACCTCACCACTCATATCCGCACGCATACGGGCGAGAAGCCCTTTGCCTGCGAGTTCTGCGGGCGCAAGTTTGCGCGCAGCGACGAGCGCAAGCGCCACGCCAAGATCCACCTCAAGCAAAAGGAGAAGAAGGCGGAGAAGGGGGGTGCGCCCTCCGCGTCCTCGGCGCCCACCGTGTCTCTGGCCCCCGTGGTCACCACCTGCGCCTGA
- the Egr3 gene encoding early growth response protein 3 isoform X1 produces MDIGLTNEKPNPELSYSGSFQPAPGNKTVTYLGKFAFDSPSNWCQDNIISLMSAGILGVPPASGALSTQTSTASMVQPPQGDVEAMYPALPPYSNCGDLYSEPVSFHDPQGNPGLAYSPQDYQSTKPALDSNLFPMIPDYNLYHHPNDMGSIPEHKPFQGMDPIRVNPPPITPLETIKAFKDKQIHPSFGSLPQPPLTLKPIRPRKYPNRPSKTPLHERPHACPAEGCDRRFSRSDELTRHLRIHTGHKPFQCRICMRSFSRSDHLTTHIRTHTGEKPFACEFCGRKFARSDERKRHAKIHLKQKEKKAEKGGAPSASSAPTVSLAPVVTTCA; encoded by the coding sequence atggacatcggTCTGACCAACGAGAAGCCCAACCCGGAACTCTCTTACTCGGGCTCCTTCCAGCCAGCCCCCGGCAACAAGACCGTGACCTACTTGGGAAAGTTCGCTTTCGACTCCCCTTCCAATTGGTGCCAGGACAACATTATTAGCCTCATGAGTGCCGGCATCTTGGGGGTGCCCCCGGCCTCAGGGGCGCTCAGCACGCAGACATCCACCGCTAGCATGGTGCAGCCGCCGCAGGGAGACGTGGAGGCCATGTATCCGGCGTTACCCCCTTATTCCAACTGCGGAGATCTCTACTCGGAGCCCGTATCTTTCCACGATCCCCAGGGCAACCCCGGGCTCGCCTATTCCCCCCAGGATTACCAATCGACCAAGCCAGCCTTGGACAGCAATCTCTTCCCCATGATTCCTGACTACAACCTGTACCACCACCCCAACGACATGGGCTCCATTCCGGAGCACAAGCCCTTCCAGGGCATGGACCCCATCCGGGTCAATCCGCCCCCTATCACCCCTCTGGAGACCATCAAGGCGTTCAAAGACAAGCAGATCCACCCGAGCTTCGGTAGCCTGCCCCAGCCGCCGCTCACGCTCAAGCCCATCCGGCCCCGCAAGTACCCCAACCGGCCTAGCAAGACCCCGCTCCATGAGCGGCCCCATGCGTGCCCGGCGGAGGGCTGCGACCGCCGCTTCAGCCGCTCGGACGAGCTGACCCGGCATCTGCGTATCCACACGGGCCACAAGCCCTTCCAGTGCCGGATCTGCATGCGGAGCTTCAGCCGAAGCGACCACCTCACCACTCATATCCGCACGCATACGGGCGAGAAGCCCTTTGCCTGCGAGTTCTGCGGGCGCAAGTTTGCGCGCAGCGACGAGCGCAAGCGCCACGCCAAGATCCACCTCAAGCAAAAGGAGAAGAAGGCGGAGAAGGGGGGTGCGCCCTCCGCGTCCTCGGCGCCCACCGTGTCTCTGGCCCCCGTGGTCACCACCTGCGCCTGA